The Paenibacillus sp. J23TS9 genome segment TTTGTGGATCTGTCAGGAGGTGTCACGGGTCTCGTTCACATCTCGGAAATCGCCGATAATTACGTCAAGGATGTCAACGATCACCTGAAGATCAATGATGTTGTTACCGTGAAGGTGATCAATGTCGATAAGGACGGTAAGATCGGACTTTCCATCAAACAAGCTGTTGATAAGCCAGCTTCCGAAGCTCGGCCTCCAAGAGGACCAAGACCGGAACGTACCGGTGGCGGAAGTGGAGAGCGGTTTGGAGGCGGTGGTGGTGGCGGCTTTAATCGTGAACGTGGCGGGCGCCCATTTAAGCCTGCACCCAACAAACCTTCGTTTGAGGATAAAATGTCACGCTTCCTGAAGGATAGCGAAGAACGTATCTCTTCGATCAAGAAACAAACGGAATCCAAGCGCGGAGGACGCGGTGCTAAACGCGTGTAATTGATGCTTTAGGACAGATGCGCCGATGACTTGAATAAGATAAACCGCAGCAGGTTTGCACCTGCTGCGGTTTTTTTTGTCGCCTCCGAAAAAAATTACCGACAGCATCCAACTGATTTCCGGCTCTGTCTATAGCAATCGCTAGCGGATTCTTGGGGAGGAAGCGGAAAGCCCTTACAGGAGATACCAGTATGAACGAGGCTCAAATCGCTGGGGCGGAGGAAGTCGCGGCCCATTCCCGATGTTTCGCGAGGCAGGCTTTTTTGTCGGAAACTTTTTTGAAGCCTGTCCGCTGTTATGACAAACTTTCATGTTTCAAGGACTCTATAATGGGTACCATCAAATCTACGAAATGGTGGTGCGGAATTCATGGAGAAGTTGAACGTAAACATACCCGGACTCAAAACGCTGCAAAGAGAAGCGATGATGGAGGAAAACGGCTGGATGGCGCGGTTGCGCAATATGCAGATGCTCCAGCGTCCCTTGCAGTTGCTTGCAGCCAAGAAGTGGATGCTTTTGCTGACACTGATGGCGTTTTTGCTGGGGAAAGCCATGATACTCAACGAGCTATCGCCGTTTGCGATCGCCTACTTTGCCGTCATCGCCTTTATGCGTCGCGATTATTTGCTTCCTGTCACCGTCGCACTTATAGCAGGCAGCCTGTTTGCTCCCTTTCCTGCTCCCTTGATTATTGCGGCTGAACTCCTTATTTTTTATTTTATTCATCGGGGATTGAATGCCTTCGATCATGCTGAACTTTCTTATGCGCCGCTCATGGTTTTTGTATCTTCTTTCGTCGTTAAGCTATTCACGATTATGACCGGCCCGCCATTTACCTGGTATTCGCTGCTGATGGGTTCGCTGGATGCCATCCTCAGCTTCGTGCTTACCCTGGTGTTTATCCAGGCTATTCCAGTATTCACCTACCGCAAAAAGAACTATCAGCTGCGGAGTGAGGAAATACTTTGCCTAATTATTCTTCTGGCTTCTGTCATGACCGGAGCAGTGGGCTGGACTGTATATTCAATGTCTGTGGAACATGTGCTCTCCCGGTATTTAATCCTGATCTTTGCTTTGGTAGGCGGTGCACCGCTAGGGGCTTCGGTTGGGGTTGTGACCGGACTGATTCTAAGCCTGGCGGACATATCTGCTATCTATCAAATGAGCCTGCTTGCATTCTCCGGCATGCTGGCCGGTATGCTGCGTGAAGGCAAAAAGGGTGCAGTTATGCTCGGGATGCTTCTTGGATCCTCGATCTTATCGATCTATTTTAGCGGTCCGGCAGATGTGATGACCTCGACCTGGGAGTCCTGCGCGGCGATTGTATTATTTTTAATAACACCAAAATCGATCATTAAGATGATCTCCAAATATGTTCCCGGCACGAATGACCACAGTAAATCCCAGCATGAATATGCCAAAAGGGTGCGTGATCTGACGGCGGATCGGGTTACGCAGTTCTCCCGGGTATTCCGGCAGTTATCCCAGAGCTTCGGACAGGTGGCCGGTACGGAGGAGGTCAGCAAACGAAATGGTGAGATGGATCATTTTATGAATGCTGTGGCAGAAGGCCCCTGCTCCAACTGCTTCAAACACAGTCATTGCTGGGATGCGAAATTTTATCAAACTTATAAATATATGACGGACGTCATGACCGCCGTGGAAGAAAATCCGGAGATCAACGTTCAACAAATTCCAAAGGAATGGGCGCGGATCTGCGGTAAAACCGATGAAGTGCTTCAGGAAATGAAGCAGCAGTACAACCTCTATCAGCATGATATGCAGTGGAAACGCCAAATATACGACAGCCGTCATCTGGTTGCGGAACAATTGTCCGGCGTATCACAGGTGATGGAGGACCTTGCACGAGAAATTCAGCGTGAGGGGCAGGCGATGTACCGGCAGGAGGAGCAGATCCGCGAAGCGCTGGAGCAGCTCGGCCTCTCCATTCAGGGCATCGAGATTATTAGCCTTGATTCCGGGCATGTGGAAATTGAAATCGTTCATGCGTTTACCCGCGGTTATGATGAGTGTCGCAAAATTATCGCACCGCTTCTTTCGGATATCCTGGATGAACATATCGCCGTCCATCATGAGTCTTCCATCTCCTCCAAGGATGGTCTTGCGACTGTTATGTTCGGATCAGCCAAAACTTTTGAAATAACAACCGGTATCGCTGGGGCAGCCAAAGGTGGAGATATGCTGTCCGGAGATAGCTTTAGTATGGTGGAGCTTGGTAATGGCACTTTTGCAGTCGCACTTAGTGATGGCATGGGCAACGGGGAGCGCGCGAAACAGGAAAGCAGCACCGCATTGTCTATTTTGGAACAGCTGCTCCAAAGTGGTATGGATGAGAAGCTGGCCATCAAATCCGTCAACTCGATCCTTATGCTCCGGTCTCCGGATGAAGTGTATGCCACCGTTGATATGGCACTGATCGATCAATATACAGCGGAGACCACATTTATGAAAATCGCCTCCACGCCAAGCTTTATAAAACGTGGACTTGAGGTCATTCCGGTATCCGCGAGCAATCTGCCAATCGGTATTATTCAGGATATCGAGGTGGACCTTGTTACCTTAAAGCTGCAGGCAGGTGATATTGTGATCATGATGACTGACGGTATTTACGATGCGCCTGGGCATGCCGTGAACAAAGAGCTGTGGATGAAACGGATGATCCAGGAGATCGACAACGAGGACCCGCAGCAAATCGCCGATATTCTTTTGGAGAAAGTGATTCGTTATCAGCAAAATATGATTCATGATGATATGACCGTTGTGGTAGGCAAAGTCGAACATTATCGTCCGGAATGGACGACGCTGCATGTACCTGGTCTTGAAAGAATGGAGCGCCCGCGTACCGTAAGCTAATCTATGATGATTACCCGGGAAATGCGGCGGAAGGAGGAAAATGGAGCGTTTGGAATCTCTCAAAAGTGGAAATGATAGAAGCAAGAGAAAACCACTTTTGGGAGGATGATAGATCGTGAAACAGATTCTTTTGATAACGGACGGATGTTCGAACGTGGGGACAAGCCCGGTGCTGGCGGCAGCCCACGCTTTTCAGGAGGGAATTACGGTCAATGTGGCGGGGGTGGTGGATTACGGAACAATCGGTGAGTTGGGCAGTCTTGAGATCGCTGAAATTGCCAAGGCGGGAGGAGGAGTCAGCCAGGTTGTGGGTACGAGGCAGCTTGCCCAAACCATGCAGATGATGACGCGAAAAACGGTGGTTCAGACCATTCATCAAGCGGTTAATAGGGAGTTAAAGCAAATATTGGGACATACCACATTAGAGGAGCTGCCTCCATCACAACGCTCGCAAGTGGTGCAGGTCGTCGACGAAATGACGGAAACAACATCGCTGCAGGTTGCGCTTTTAATTGATGCTAGTGCCAGTATGAAACCGAAGCTTAGTGCTGTAGAGGATGCCATCCGTGACTTGATGCTCAGCCTTCAGGCGCGCGAAGGCATCAGTGAGATTGCCGTATTCCATTTTCCGGGACGCCGGAGCGGGGAGGATGCGGTGCTCGACAGCGATTGGACGCGGGATGCGGGTACATTAAGAGCGCTGTTTCAACGACTTCAGATGAAAGGAGCCACACCGACCGGACCTGCCATCATGAGGGTGATTGATTTCTTCCGTTATGGTACACTAGATGAACATCAAACATGGCGGGGAAATACCGATGAAGGAGAAGGGATGCTCGGTGACTACGTCGTCTAAACCGGCGTATCCGGCCGGAACAGTCATTACAGGAAAATGGCGCAAAGGCCGCTTTGTCATCCGGCGCGTGCTGGGCCAGGGAGCCAACGGGATTGTATACCTTGTTCAAAAGGAGGGCTCCCGTAATCCGTATGCTCTGAAAATGGGATATGATACGCTGGATCTCCAGTCTGAGATCAATGTGCTGATGTCATTGCAGTCGAAACGCAAGTCTTCAGCATCGCCCAGAGGTGGCTCACGTATGTCCTATCTGCTCGATGTGGATGACTTTAAGGGACAGCAAGGGGATATACCGTTTTATGTTATGCGCTATTTTCCGGGCAGCTCATTACATCATTTTATACGCAAACGCGGCCGGGAATGGATTGGCCTTACAGGACTGCGTCTTCTGGAAAAGCTGAACGGACTGCACCGATCAGGTTTTATTTTCGGGGACTTAAAGCCGGAGAATGTAATGGTATCCGATGTCGGCCATGTGGAGCTGATTGATTACGGTGGGGTAAGCTCGATCGGACGGAGCGTCAAGCAGTTCACGGAGTGGTACGACAGAGGATATTGGAACGCCGGCTCACGCACTAGCGATGAGGGGTATGACTTGTTTGCCTTTGCGGTTCTAATCATACAGCTTCTAAATGAAGAGGATTTGAAAACGGCTGCTGTGCAGCATCTGCCTCAGACCCGGAGTCCGGGACAGCTGTTATCCCTGGTGCAGCGGAGTCCAAAGCTTAAGCCGTATTCAGAGTGGCTGCGGCGGGCAATCCGCGGGGAATTTTCTAATTCACATGAAGCGCTCAAGCTGTGGAAGGAAACGATTTATACACCGGCTTTAGTTGGCAAGCTGCCGGGTAAAACACCGCGTTGGCTGATTAATGCATTCGCCCTTTCCATCATGATTGTGTGTCTGGCTTGCCTATGGGCATTTTTCTTGTGAATATGCGAGCAGGCTGATTGGAATGGATGAAAGTAATGAGAGCAACAAATCGTTAATACATAGGGTATGCTGTAGAAGAGGGGATTTTGGATGGAAAGCAGGGCTGACTTGAATACGCTGATGGAACATGTTCTCCATACGGCCGGGGAGCATGACTTATGGTTGCCCCATGACACCATTGTAGTCGCAGTGTCCGGCGGACCGGATTCTGTGGCTCTTTTGCATGTCCTGCACCAGATTTCAAAGCGGTATATCCCTCTGCAGCTTATTTGCGCGCATGTTCATCATGGTCTTCGTGCAGAATCAGACAGCGAGGAGGAGCTTGTCCGTCATCTGGCGCAAGAGCTAAACCTCCCGTACGAGACGGTGAGAATTGATGTTCTTTCTTATATGAAGGAAAGCGGAAAGGGTTTTGAGGAGGCGGCGCGGGATAAACGATATGCATTTTTGCATGAAATCGCAAAGCGGCACGGTGCCTCCTCGATTGCACTTGCCCACCATGCCGATGATCAGGCTGAAACCGTCCTGCTGCATTTGCTCCGGGGCAGCGGCCTTGGAGGCCTCAAAGGCATGAAGATTAAAAGATGCGAAAAAAATGTGGAACTCATTCGTCCCTTTTTACGTATATACAAAACGGACCTTATGAGCATTTGTAAGCAGAATGGTTATGCGTACGCCATTGACAGCTCTAATCTCTCCAATCAATACAGACGAAATGCGATTCGGCTGGATGTGCTGCCCTTTTTGGGGCAATATAATGGTCAGATCAGGCAATCGCTGGTTCAACTTGCCGATATAGCGGGTATGGAAGATGATTACATGGAGCAGGCTGCGAATCATGCATATCATGATTTAGTACAGCATAAGGATGGAAGGCTCTACTTTCAGGCGCCTTCCTTTTTGGCCTTACATGTCGCTTTACAACGAAGGTTGATTAAACTAATATTAAATTATCTGTCGGCAGGCATTGAAATCACCGATTTTCACAAGATTGAGCTTATCCGCCAAAGTATTGATCAGAACAAAAGCACGACCTGGAGCCTTGATATTGGAGGAGGCTTGGCCTGCATACGCGAATACGATATGATATTGTTTATGCAAAGGCCGCCAGAGCAGTCCAAGAGCTATACATATGAGCTTCAAACTGCTGTTCCGGAATTGTGTATTCCTGAGATTGGCAAAAAGTTGAAAATGAAGGTGCAGTCGCCGCATGACCGTTATTTTTCGAACATGGCCGGAGCCTGCGCTGAAGCAGTGTTTGATGCCGGCCAACTGAAATATCCATTAACACTCCGTTCAAGGCTGCCTGGAGATACCATGAAAGTCATGGGATTAAACGGAAGCAAAAAGGTAAAAGATATTTTCATTGACGCGAAGATACCTCCATCCGTGCGCTCCCGCATTCCTGTGTTAGTTGATGGTTCAGGCAACATGATCTGGATTCCGGGGGTCCGGCGCTCCATGCATGCTGCAGTCGGGACACAAACGACATCCGTTCTCCACATGTGTCTGGAGGATACAGAGGCAGTGGAGCAACTGTAATGGTCATTGTAAGACTTTCATAGTATAAACGTAGGAGGTTCGCTCAGTTGCAAAACGATATTCAAGAAGTTCTCATCAGCGAAGAAGAAATCCAGAAGAAAATCAAGGAACTTGGAGCTCAGCTCAGCAAGGTTTATGAAGGACGCAATCCTTTGGTCATTTGTGTTTTGAAAGGTGCGTTTATTTTCATGGCCGATTTGGTTAAAAATATGACAGTACCCATGGAACTCGATTTCATGGCGGTGTCGAGCTACGGCGCATCCACCAAATCATCGGGTGTCGTCAAAATCATCAAGGATTTGGATGTACCTGTTGACGGTCGCGATGTCCTGATTGTTGAAGACATTATCGACAGCGGTCTCACACTCAGTCATTTGATTGAGCTCCTGAAGAGCCGCAACGCCAAATCCACGTGCGTAGTCACCTTGTTTGATAAACCCGTACGTCGTACCGTAGATCTGGAAGCGGATTACACAGGCTTTACCCTGCCTGATGCTTTTGTCGTCGGATACGGTTTGGATTACGCCGAACACTACCGGAACCTGCCCTACATTGGGATCTTGAAACCGGAAATCTATTCCCACTAATGGTGATACTCCAGCCCATGGACTTATACTTGGTTCATGCTAATACCACCTCTGTTGAGATGGTCAGACAGGCTATGGTAAAATAATTAAAGTGTTTCGAGAGGAGGTAGGGGATGAATCGGTTCATCCGGAATTCTGGTTTTTATTTGATTCTTTTTTTAGTTGTGGTGGGCATTGTCCAGTTTGTAAGTAATAGCGGTGAATCTGCTCACAATCCTAGATACGATGAATTTCGGCAAGAGATCAAGGCTGGCAATGTGAAGGATATCACGGTTCAATTTGACGGTTACGCCTATCTCGTAACCGGTAAATATAATCAAAAACCGGACGGGGTCAAATCAGACAGCTTCTCGACCTACATTCCGGCTACAGATGCCGCGATTCAGGAACTGGTAGATGCCAGTGATAAAAACGGCATGACATATACCCAGAAGAAAATGGAAGGCGAAAGTATTTGGCTGACGCTGCTTTCTTCCATGATTCCTTTGGTCATTATGTTCATTCTCTTCTTCTTCCTGTTCAATCAGGCGCAGGGCGGCGGCGGCAAAGTCATGAACTTCGGCAAGAGCCGTGCCCGTCTATATAATGAAGAGAAGAAGAGAGTCACATTTGAGGATGTGGCTGGAGCCGATGAAGAGAAACAGGAGCTCGTCGAGGTCGTGGAATTCCTGAAGGATCCGCGGAAGTTTGCCGCAGTAGGAGCGCGTATCCCTAAAGGGGTTCTGCTCGTAGGTCCTCCGGGAACAGGTAAAACACTCCTCGCCCGTGCAGTGGCTGGTGAAGCCGGCGTTCCTTTCTTTACCATTTCCGGTTCTGACTTCGTGGAAATGTTCGTAGGTGTGGGTGCATCCCGTGTACGTGACTTGTTTGAAAACGCGAAAAAGAATGCACCATGTATTATCTTTATCGATGAAATCGATGCAGTTGGCCGTCAGCGTGGTGCCGGTCTTGGCGGAGGCCATGACGAGCGCGAACAAACGCTGAACCAATTGCTCGTAGAGATGGATGGTTTCGGCGGTAATGAAGGTATTATCATCGTTGCGGCAACCAACCGTGCTGATATTCTCGACCCTGCACTCCTGCGTCCGGGACGTTTTGACCGTCAAATTACGGTGGATCGTCCGGATGTAAGAGGCCGCGAAGCTGTGTTGAAAGTCCATGCCCGCAATAAACCGCTGACAAAAGACGTTAAGCTGGATATTGTGGCTAAACGCACCACAGGCTTTACGGGTGCAGAACTGGAGAACCTGATGAATGAGGCTGCCCTGCTTGCGGCACGCCGTAACCGGAAGGATATATCCATGCGTGAGGTTGACGAAGCGATTGACCGTGTTATTGTCGGTACTGAGAAGCGCAGCCGCGTGATCAGTGACCGTGAGAAACGGATCGTTGCTTATCACGAAGCTGGTCATACCATTGTCGGCTACTTCCTGGAAAATGCCGATATGGTGCATAAGGTAACGATTATTCCTCGCGGCCGTGCCGGCGGATATGTTATCATGATGCCGAAGGAAGACCGCATGCTCGTAACGAAACAGGAGTTGCTGGATAAAGTAACAGGTCTCTTGGGGGGCCGGGTGTCCGAGGAAGTCTTTATTGGTGAAATCGGAACTGGCGCCTACAGTGACTTCCAGCAGGCAACCGGTATTGTTCGCAGCATGATTATGGAATACGGTATGAGTGAGAAGCTTGGACCGCTGCAGTTCGGTTCGACCCAAGGCCAGGTATTCCTGGGCCGGGATCTCGGACATGAACAGAACTACAGTGATTCCATCGCATATGAGATTGATCAGGAAATGCAGCGCATGACAAACGAATGTTATCAGCGTTGTAAAGAATTACTCATCAAGCACTCCAAAGAAGTTCATCTCATCGCGAATACACTGCTTGAGAAGGAAACGTTGGAACTTGATCAAATCAGAGAACTGATCGAGCAAGGATACCTGTCGGAAGATGGACCGCATGATGGTGGAGACGACGAAGGTTCTTCCGAAAATGGCGCAGCAATCATCGACAATATTGGCGATGTACGCGTCCGCATTCAAGGCAAGGATGATGCATCCGATCTGCCAACGAATGAAATTCCGAATGACGTTCCTGAGAACATCACGAATGATACGCCTGAAAGTCCGGCCGACATTCCTGGAGATATTCCAAACGATGTTCCGAATTCGGGTCCAGCAGATGATCGCAATCCAGGTAACGGAGGCACACCTCCCGAATCCAGATCCTAATGGTTCCTGACCCTATAGTATGATGAATCAGCCCGGAAGACGACGGCAATCGTCTTCCGGGCTTTTTATTGTTTATATAAAATATTTTAAATTTTATTTTTAAAGTGACATACGCTTTACACGAGAATGGAATGCATGAAAGGGGCAATGCAAAGGGATTTTTTACATATCAGCCCCGTTTTCCGGCAAGGGAACAGCCAATTGACAGCCCGGGAAACCTTGTGTACATTAGTTGGTAACTGAAAAGACCTCGAGGCTTGGACACCCAACTTTGAGAGAAATTTCACAAATGTTGATCTTGAATGACATCATAAAAGGAGTGGGTCACTGGTGGAAGCTCTTGCGCTGCAGCATAAAGAGGAACAAAAACGGGAATTAACGGAGAAGCTGATTCAGCTTAAAAAGGAAAGAAACGCTATTATTCTTGCTCATTATTATCAAAGAGACGAAATTCAGGAGGTTGCTGATTTCCGCGGCGATTCCTTTTTGCTAGCACAAAAGGCAGCACAAACGGATGCGGAGACTATTGTATTCTGCGGCGTGCATTTCATGGGGGAAAGCGCGAAAATACTGGCTCCGAACAAGACGGTTCTGATTCCGGATGAACGCGCAGGATGCCCGATGGCGGATATGGTCAATGTGGATGGCCTCCGCAAGCTGAAAGCACAGCATCCGAATGCCAAAGTTGTTACATATATCAATTCCTCTGCCGATGTCAAAGCAGAAACGGATATTTGCTGTACTTCTGCCAACGCCGTTAGAGTGATACAATCCCTGGACTGTGATGAAATTATCTGGGTGCCGGATAAGAATCTCGGCCATTATGTGCAGCAGCATACCGACAAGAAGATGATCATTTGGGAAGGCTATTGCAACACGCATGATATGTTGACAGTCAAAGACGTTGTTGAGATGAGAGCCAAGCATCCGAACGCCCAGTTTGTCGTACATCCGGAATGCCGGCCGGAGGTGGTGGAGATGGGTGATTTCGTAGGAAGCACCACTGCCATCATCGATTACTGCAAAAAATCAGATTGCCAGGAGTTTATTGTGGGTACGGAAGATGGAACCGGATACCAGCTCCGCCTGGACAGCCCGAATAAAGCCTTCCATTTTGCCACCAAATATCTGGTATGCCCGAACATGAAGGTCAACAATCTCAAAAAATTGGTGAAGTGTCTGGAAACCATGAAGCCGCAGATTTATGTGCCGCCGGTTGTTGCAGATCAAGCCCGAATTTCCTTAGAGCGCATGTTACAGGTAAAGTAGCATGCGCTACTCTTTCTCTTAAGACAGGTGAATGGATCCATGATTCCTCAGTATTTGGTTGACTTTGACTTGCAATCCCTGCCCTGTATTGAAACCGATGTTCTTGTGATTGGCTCAGGAATCGCGGGATTATATACGGCAATTGAGGCTGGCAAAGACCATAACGTTATCATGATTACCAAAAATGCACTTTTGGAAAGTAATACCCGGTATGCTCAGGGCGGTATTGCTGCTGTTACCTCGGAGGATGACTCTCCAGCCTACCACCGCGAGGATACGCTGATGGCCGGGGCTGGGCTATGCTCCTCTGCTGCTGTTGATGTACTCGTGAACGAAGGCCCGGAGGGTGTAAGGGAGTTAATCCGGTTAGGCACGTCCTTTGACCTCGAGAATGGCGAGCTTGCTCTAACCCAGGAAGGGGCCCACAGCCGCCGGCGAATTCTGCATGCGAATGGGGATGCGACCGGATTTGAGATTGTGAGGGCACTCGCCGCGCAGGTTCAGATACATGATCGTGTACAGGTGTGGGAGCATCATTTTGTCATTGATGTGATAGCCATAGAAAACGAGTGCATCGGAGCCCTTGTACAACGTCCGGATGGTCAGAGAGTGTACATAAAGGCGGGGGCTACGATTTTGTGCACCGGAGGAGCCGGGCAGCTCTACCGTTATACAACAAATCCCGATGTTGCTACTGCAGACGGTATTGCCATTGCCCACCGGGCGGGAGCGCAAATCCGCGATATGGAATTTATCCAGTTTCACCCGACTGCCTTATGTTACCCGGGTGCTCCACGTTTCCTGATCTCGGAGGCCGTACGGGGCGAAGGTGCTGTGCTGCGCAATATCAAGGGTGAACGTTTTATGGAAAAGTACCATGAGCTGCTCGAGCTGGCACCGCGTGATATCGTGGCCCGTGCCATCGTAAGTGAGATGGAGGAGACGAGATCTACCTTTGTCTATTTGGATATTACGCATGAATCGGAGGATATGCTTAAGCACCGTTTTCCCACCATTTATGAGACCTGCATGAATTATGGGCTGGATTTGGCTGCCGATTGGATTCCTGTGGCTCCGGCTGCGCATTATATGATGGGTGGAGTCAAAACGGATCTCAATGGGGAGAGCAGCGTGTCACGTCTTTTTGCCTGTGGCGAAGTTTCCTCAACGGGAGTTCATGGCGCTAACCGTCTGGCGAGCAATTCCCTGTCAGAGGCCATTGTGTTTGGCAAACGGATTGTGAATCGTATCAAAGACCTGACGCCTTTATACGGAACGGCAAATATTACACATGAGGATGAAGAGCGGACAGGCGCGCCCAAGCAAGCGATGATCGAACGCAGACTTAAGCTGCAGAAAGTCATGGTTAGATACGCCGGGCTCAGACGCAATGAGACGCTCCTTTATAAAGGGATGGACGAGCTGAATCGCCAGCTTCCGATCTTTCATTCGGAGCTCACCAGGAAGGAAGAGTTTGAATTTGCGAACATGCTGACCAGCTGTTTGTTGGTCACTCGCGCCGCTCTGGAGCGCAAGGAGAGCCGAGGCGCACATTACAGGGAGGATTATCCTCAGAAGGACGACGCGATGTGGCGCAAGCACTTGCTTCAGCATCGTCAAGATGAAATCATGGAGGAGTTCAGCGATGATGTTTAACGGATATAATGAGGGTCTGGTGGAATCCATTCGCTTGTGGCTGCAGGAGGATGTGGGTTCTGGTGATATTACGACCATGACAACGATTCCGGCAGGCCGTGAATCCAAAGGGATCATTCACGCTAAGGATGCCGGTATTGTGGCGGGCATTCCAGTCGCGGAGCTGGTGTTTCAAGTGGTAGACCCTTCTCTGTCCTTTACGGCCCATGTCAAGGACGGAGATCATGTGGAAAAGGGTACCGTACTAGCAGTCGTTGAAGGCAGCACGCATCATATTTTAACGGGAGAGCGGATTGCTTTGAATCTGCTGCAGCGTCTTTCGGGCATTGCCACCCGGACGCGTACATTCGTTGATGCACTGGAAGGACTGCCGGCCCGACTGGTCGATACACGCAAAACAACGCCAGGGCATCGTATGCTGGAGAAATATGCTGTCCGGATCGGCGGCGGTGCGAATCACAGGTTTGGTCTATATGATGCCGTCATGATTAAAGATAACCATATCAAAGGGGCGGGCGGAATCCGCAGAGCAGTTGAGCGTGCACGTGCCCATATACCACATACGATGACCATCGAAGTGGAAACAGAGTCCCTGCAGCAGGTAGAAGAGGCGCTGGAAGCCGGCGCTGATATTATTATGCTGGACAATATGGATAAAGATATGATGAAAGAGGCTGTCAGACGGATTAAGACGAAGGCTCCACATGTGCGTGTGGAGGCTTCAGGAAATGTCTCACTGCAGACGGTCAAAGGAATTGCCGAGTGCGGGGTTGACGTAATATCCGTAGGGCGGTTAACCTATTCTTTTGAGAGTCTCGACATCAGTCTGGATCTCAATGCTGTAAAGTAAAGGAGGGATCATCCTCGTGATCCTTGTCATCGACATCGGGAACACCAACATTGTGCTGGGCATATACAAGAGACGTGAACTTCTCCATCATTTTCGTCTCAGCACCATTCGTCATTCGACATCGGATGAATATGGAGTTTTGTTTCATAATCTATTCCACATGTCCGGAATACCGGTTTCGGATATCCAGGGGGTTATTATGTCCTCCGTTGTCCCGCCGATGGTGCATATTATTGAGGAAATGTGCCGCAAATATATCCATAAGCAACCGCTTATGGTGGGACCAGGCATTCGAACAGGGCTAAATCTGCGTTCTGAAAATCCGCGGGAGGTTGGAGCGGACCGTATT includes the following:
- the ftsH gene encoding ATP-dependent zinc metalloprotease FtsH; translated protein: MNRFIRNSGFYLILFLVVVGIVQFVSNSGESAHNPRYDEFRQEIKAGNVKDITVQFDGYAYLVTGKYNQKPDGVKSDSFSTYIPATDAAIQELVDASDKNGMTYTQKKMEGESIWLTLLSSMIPLVIMFILFFFLFNQAQGGGGKVMNFGKSRARLYNEEKKRVTFEDVAGADEEKQELVEVVEFLKDPRKFAAVGARIPKGVLLVGPPGTGKTLLARAVAGEAGVPFFTISGSDFVEMFVGVGASRVRDLFENAKKNAPCIIFIDEIDAVGRQRGAGLGGGHDEREQTLNQLLVEMDGFGGNEGIIIVAATNRADILDPALLRPGRFDRQITVDRPDVRGREAVLKVHARNKPLTKDVKLDIVAKRTTGFTGAELENLMNEAALLAARRNRKDISMREVDEAIDRVIVGTEKRSRVISDREKRIVAYHEAGHTIVGYFLENADMVHKVTIIPRGRAGGYVIMMPKEDRMLVTKQELLDKVTGLLGGRVSEEVFIGEIGTGAYSDFQQATGIVRSMIMEYGMSEKLGPLQFGSTQGQVFLGRDLGHEQNYSDSIAYEIDQEMQRMTNECYQRCKELLIKHSKEVHLIANTLLEKETLELDQIRELIEQGYLSEDGPHDGGDDEGSSENGAAIIDNIGDVRVRIQGKDDASDLPTNEIPNDVPENITNDTPESPADIPGDIPNDVPNSGPADDRNPGNGGTPPESRS
- the nadA gene encoding quinolinate synthase NadA, encoding MEALALQHKEEQKRELTEKLIQLKKERNAIILAHYYQRDEIQEVADFRGDSFLLAQKAAQTDAETIVFCGVHFMGESAKILAPNKTVLIPDERAGCPMADMVNVDGLRKLKAQHPNAKVVTYINSSADVKAETDICCTSANAVRVIQSLDCDEIIWVPDKNLGHYVQQHTDKKMIIWEGYCNTHDMLTVKDVVEMRAKHPNAQFVVHPECRPEVVEMGDFVGSTTAIIDYCKKSDCQEFIVGTEDGTGYQLRLDSPNKAFHFATKYLVCPNMKVNNLKKLVKCLETMKPQIYVPPVVADQARISLERMLQVK
- the nadB gene encoding L-aspartate oxidase, with the translated sequence MIPQYLVDFDLQSLPCIETDVLVIGSGIAGLYTAIEAGKDHNVIMITKNALLESNTRYAQGGIAAVTSEDDSPAYHREDTLMAGAGLCSSAAVDVLVNEGPEGVRELIRLGTSFDLENGELALTQEGAHSRRRILHANGDATGFEIVRALAAQVQIHDRVQVWEHHFVIDVIAIENECIGALVQRPDGQRVYIKAGATILCTGGAGQLYRYTTNPDVATADGIAIAHRAGAQIRDMEFIQFHPTALCYPGAPRFLISEAVRGEGAVLRNIKGERFMEKYHELLELAPRDIVARAIVSEMEETRSTFVYLDITHESEDMLKHRFPTIYETCMNYGLDLAADWIPVAPAAHYMMGGVKTDLNGESSVSRLFACGEVSSTGVHGANRLASNSLSEAIVFGKRIVNRIKDLTPLYGTANITHEDEERTGAPKQAMIERRLKLQKVMVRYAGLRRNETLLYKGMDELNRQLPIFHSELTRKEEFEFANMLTSCLLVTRAALERKESRGAHYREDYPQKDDAMWRKHLLQHRQDEIMEEFSDDV
- the nadC gene encoding carboxylating nicotinate-nucleotide diphosphorylase, yielding MMFNGYNEGLVESIRLWLQEDVGSGDITTMTTIPAGRESKGIIHAKDAGIVAGIPVAELVFQVVDPSLSFTAHVKDGDHVEKGTVLAVVEGSTHHILTGERIALNLLQRLSGIATRTRTFVDALEGLPARLVDTRKTTPGHRMLEKYAVRIGGGANHRFGLYDAVMIKDNHIKGAGGIRRAVERARAHIPHTMTIEVETESLQQVEEALEAGADIIMLDNMDKDMMKEAVRRIKTKAPHVRVEASGNVSLQTVKGIAECGVDVISVGRLTYSFESLDISLDLNAVK